AAAGCATGAATCATATATATTAGATATGTAGTAGTCATTCAACTATGCATTATATCCATGATGTGACTAGGTTAATTAGGTCATAGGCTCATAGCAACAACTAATATATGCTGGTAGTGGTTAAGGTTGTAAGCTCTCCGAGTAATATCATTATGGTTTGTTGAACACACAAGCACTAGCACTTTATAGTAGTGTAGTTTTGGGCCTGGTCTGTGGTGGTCAAATAGTGTACATCATGTAggctactgaattttttatatttttggtgcctttgaaaaacttattttacaatggacccttaaaaaaacttattctaaaaatggtccttttttaCGCCAGAGAGTCTAGCGCCGTCCTACAACAGGACGGCGctcgccgtgcccgtgccaccgtggcaccaCGCAGGCGTGCAGGCTGACATGGCAGGAGGGGGTGGCGCTAGTCACACTGGCGCCCCATCTCATAGCACGGTGCCAGTCATCCCGGCGCTCTCCCTCGGGCTCGCACCCACATAACCAGCAAGCCCCAccccatcctcctccccacTCATTTGCCCCCTTTTCCAGCCCGAGCCCAAGCCGGCTCTTCTCCATCTCTTTCTCCCTCCTCATATCTCCTCTCAAATCCACTCAATTTGAAGGCATTTTACGCTGGATTTTTTAGAAATCGAAGAGCAAGGTATACTTCCCCAttcctccctctttttttttaattggtaAAATTTGTATATCGGAGAGTAATCCTATAACTTGTTACAAGACTAGGTTGCAggtcgtcttatttaaaaataatataacattatttattttgttgaaaCATATTAAAAAACTATAATCATAATTTATACCACTATAATCATAATTTATACTTTTATATGTTTGtattaaatttttaaacaaaacaaaaggtcaaaatattataaaaaagtcAATTAtgtcatatagaaaaaaaatggggTTTTTACATTACCTTGCACTACTGGTGTGGTTGTAGAGTATGGTTGTAGAGTAGTATATTTAAATCAAACCGAATTTGTAAGGATATTTTGGTacttataaaattattttgatatttttgacAAGGAAAAATTACAAAAACCACTACAGAAGACGCTTGAAGTTTGACATTTTCACCCTATAAGTCATTTTGTTACAATTGACCACCCCTACTTAGTTATGTTAAAAAACCAATGCGCACATGCTTAACTGAATTGGACTTTGCAAATTCCCCTTTGAACAGAACATTAAGAGGAAGTATTTGGATGTTTTGTTTGGAATCCAATCAAAAGGCCGGCATCTCTAGCCATCTCTTTTTTAACGAACGCACAAAATGATTGcacatcaatatattagaagaaaaatattcaattttgctatatatttgtcaacaaattttctcccaaaaatttaaCGTATGTAATTACGGTACAATCTtagtataattacactgtaacttgcatgtaattacactgtaactataatataacttgtatgtaactttcaaaaaagttacatgtaattacactgtaactaaaatataacttgtatgtaactttcaaaaatctctccataACATGTTAtgtaaaatggaggtcgtgggaacaaatcctctcgcatatgtgtgctgtgattttttttcctcaccataacaaatcttgtaatagatctaacgatttaaaattacgtgaaacttgcatacaagttacactgtaattatatgtaagttacagtgtaattacatacaagttacaatgtaattaccctacaattatactataattacatctgttaaatttttaggagaaaatttatcgacaatgTATAGGTGCTCCCAAAAAATTTTGTTACACAATGCAATCAGCCAGACCGGCTTATGCCaagagaaagggaaaaaagcaaaacagaaACTGAAGCTTAGGAATGACTATGGCGGCTAAACGCAATTCCTAACAACGAGAGGGAGCAGAGCTATGCTACATTTCCAagaactaggtgaaaccccgcgcatttctgcgggaatttagtacgataacaataaaaaaaataacgtgtaatagctagataatatcagattaagtaaattaatgtggtttatgataattttaatttaaatagtatgtagaatggtgattcaaacgaaaaaagtaaggtggtatgactttatggaagaaaaaaagtagggagatagtttggaccgtagattaatcatgtaaaggctaaaaataattgatgtgatatgactaaatagaggaaaaaaggagaaagataatttagaccatagattaatcatttaagcactaactaagtgaggatgaactatataagtatataggatatcataaaacataataaagatatacattgaaacattatgtgaattatgttggatgataatttcacatgtttatatttgaaaagctcttaaattataaaaactataaagatatagcatgcttgcatgatgtttaaatgtgatggttgttagtggatgatgatgtggcatcttgttaattagtggatgatgatgtggtgtcttgttagtggatgatgatgtggcatctttatATGTTAAGCTTGGATGATAATTtcacatgtttgtatttgaaaagctcttaaattataaaaaatataaatatatagcatgtttgcatgatgtttaaatgtgataattgttagtggatgatgatgtggcatcttgttaattagtaaatgatgatgtggtatcttgttagtgaatgatgatgtggcatctttatATGTTAAATTTAAGGAGTTAGTGGATGAGAACTTTACGGTAAGATATGATTCTCTTAAAGCGACAACCTCTCTAGCCATCTCACTACACGGCATACGGAGATTTGATCATCGGCACCGGCCGGCTCGCCGTTATTTTCTCTAGCTGCTGCTACGATCAACTAACTGCTCCAAAACATATCCATGAGGAAACGAACTTGTATGGTTGTTGTAAGATTATCGAATGATTTAGATTTTAATTTGCACATGCAAGTCATATTTTCAACCGtagaaggaagaaaaacagaggAAGAACTAGCATCCTTTCATAGATacctgctgcatgcatgcaggcaaAACACCATGTACTGTGTTTATTTGGATCAGATAGCAGAATCTCCTTTTCCAAACAAGTGTTTAAGAAAATAATCAAAGGATAAGTCCAAAACAATAGGGTACATTGGATCATATAAAACAATAGGATACAGAGAATAAACAGATACGGGTGTAGTAGTGTTGATTCTTGTACATTGGATCATATTGAATGGACGGCCCATATCTATCCGAGGGTACCTTAATAAAAAAGCATTTGTTTTTCATCCCTTTTGCTTGAGATATAGTAGGAGTGTATTTTGGAGGAGCATTTGCTCTGGAGCTCGTACATTTCGAACTGCTGTCCCGCAATATTGTCCGAGTTGATAAAGAGGCGCTGTGGGGaaaatacatactccctccgtattaatgtatgacgccgttgacttttcgatcaacgtttgactattcgttttattcaaaatttttgtacaaatatgaaaatatttatgtcatgcttaaagaacatttgatgacgaatcaagtcataataaaataaatgataattacataaattttttaataagacgaatggtcaaacgtttgacaaaaagtcaacggcgtcatacattaaaatatggaggtagtattatatATAATACAACACAAATATTAGTTGTGCATACAatataaacaaaaataacatAAATAATCGGTTTTTCTGAATTAAATAACTCAAATTAGTTAGCAAATGctagaactatatatatatatatatatatatatatatataaatatatcgaAAAATCGTCGATACTCACATTGTTGAAGCGCTAGTGTAATATCGGGCAAATGTCGTCTAGCAAATATATCTTTTCATTATTGGCACGGCATTTGGCCAGCGTGTCCATCAACGACCGGCAATTGCCAATCTTCCAGTCGTTGCTGCTCAGGCACTGTCAATATATAAACACAAGTaatatcatgatatatatattttctgatCAATCGTCGATCACTTGAACACTAATTTGTTTTTAATCATGAAGATATCGACCCATGATATAAGCAAGATGTTGGTGGCTAACCGACAAAACATAGTTATACCAAAATAAACCATGAATCTGCTTATTTTGCTTACTAAGGGGTTCACGGTTTACCCACCTACGCTCTTAAGCAATGAAATTAacacaaataaaacaaattaagtAAGATAACTGAGACTGAATTTATTGTCGTTTTGTTTACCTGTAATGTATACTTGTAAGGTTCGCCGCAGGGATCGCTTTTGCTCCCTGGGTACAAACTCGCACTACCTGCTTCACACAATTACACAGACAAatgaaattaagttttaattattataaacttgataaatatatatattttgatattttaaaacaacttctatataaaaagttttcacatatttttaaaacacaccgtttagtagtttcaAAAATGAGCTAACAAAAATGGAGATAAAATCAAAATCTTAATCAGGAAAGAACCGCGCAAGACAAGTCAACCGACCGGCTAATAAGATATGCGAAATCATCACCAGACATGCACGGATGCACATCAGCAAAAAGCTATTGGCTTCTTAGATCGAAATTAACGGGCTAATAATCAGGCAAGTCAACAAGTCGAGATTAATTTAACTTGACCATGCATAAATGATCACCgactaattatatatttaagaaCCTTCGATCTGCATTATGGATATTGGCTTAATAACAATACTAATTAAGATTTTCATATTTGCTTAAACATTATACGCAATATATTTCTCCAAAAAAAACATTACACGCAATACGTACCTGCAGCTTCAGTTTTGCCCATCCTATCGATCGATCGCTAGCTTAGTAGCTTGGCGAATTAGatcgatcaatcaatcaatcgacgAAACAAGATTATTTAGGGCAGGAAAAGTTTCTaggaaaatatataataatctgCAATTGATCATAGGGCTTGGCTGATCGAGCTatatattaattaaattaattatagaGAGCATCCGACACGGCTAGGCACTCTCGATCGTATACGAGGCCGGGAGGGCCAGCGTTGTGTGATCTGCATCCGACACGGCTAGGGACGCGCGTGAGTGTCCAAGATTATGTACGCTTCGGTGAAAGTGCACGACTTAACACGGGTGGAATTACACAAGTGTTACCGTTACCGTTTTCGTATGTGGACATTTGGTTCCGAAAGCGATACCCGTCTGAAAAAATAGAAGGGTCTCATCTacgaaaataatttttttagtttttttaataatgaaaatgTATTACATCTCTAGTCTTTGCTCGTGGACACATAACCAAAAAAACCCAGAAGTGAACAGAAAAGAGGTTAAAAAAATACGTGATGAGACAAACCCCCAACTTCTACCAATAATATGATCTACTAAAATAATGTTTCCAAAATCACGTAGATTCTATTCCAAAATTATATAGATACTACGCCATCCAAACTGGAATAAAGTTCCTTAGCTACCAATTCTAAGCGTTTCTAGATTGTACGATATATTATAGGAGACAATGTTGATGCCAATGTTCGAGTTCGATGATTTGACATCGACGTTGTCTCCTTCTATAATATATCGGTTACTTTATCAATTATTCTACAATATGCTATTAGGTTGCacattcttttcaaaaatactcAAAATACCTTTATGGACATAAaagattaacaattgatttatacctaattagaagttttaaaaaatatgaaaacttttatgtGGCCTCCTTGCAAAACATGGAAGTTTGTTCAAGttttttacatttatatttaaaaaaatataaattatatgttatatgctatataaaataCTTTTTATTGATGTTTTAATATCAAACATCTTTCATACaccatataatatatttttgtgCTGTTATCTCTCGTATAAGcaaattttctctcatataccacataaaaatatttttttttctaaaagctaaatatgcaaaaaaaaaaacttgaaacatgtatacaaacttccatgttgtgtaacgaggccatataaaaattttcatatttttgatacttctaatgagataaatcaattgttattATTGTATGTCTTTAACggttttttttaagtattttttgaaaaaaatgtctAAACCAATGACGTATTatagaacaattgataaagtcgacggtatattataaaaagagaaaatggtAATGATAAATTGTTGAACTCGAACAAACTCAATGGTATAGAATAGATTATCTCATTCCTTTTTCGTTGGAAGGATAGAGTATGACTATgaccctgtttagttcacacacaaaaattttacaccatatcatatcgaacgtttaaatacctacatgaagtattaaatatagacttaaaaataactaattgcataaattgcaactaatttgcaagacaaatcttttgagcctaattgctccatgatttgacaatgtggtgttacagtaaacatttgctaatgatggattattattttattagtgtccgaacacccTATACGACACCATATATagtattcgatgtgacacgccaaaactttacaccccggGATCTAAACACCCTCTAGTATCTCAATCTTTATTGGTAGTATGCCATAtagttagggcctgtttagttgatGAAATGAAcaattttgggtgtcacatcggacgtttgaccggatttCGGAAGGGTTTTTttatacgaatgaaaaaactaatttcataactcgcctgtaaaccgcgagacgaatcttttgagcctaattaagccgtcattagcacatgtgggttactgtagcacttatggctaatcattgactaattagactcaaaagattcatctcgcgatttcccccctaactgtgcaattagtttttttatttatatttaatgcttcatacattTGTACAAAGATTAGATTCGATAGGATGTTTTTGCGAAAAGTTGTTGGTTACCCCTCAAAATTTATATGCTGGCCCCACTCTGCAGAGCAACATCTCTCCAGTGGGCTGAGAGTGGCTGCTCTGCTCCGTCCCTCGCTCACCAAACGGATaatgccgccgctccgccttctcccgctcctcctcctcgccgccgccgccgcagcactcGACCCCCCGACCCCGACGCCGTGGCCGGAGCAGTTCCACGCGGTGGTATTCACCAACCTCacggggagcggcggccggctgcAGCTGATCGACCTCTATTACGACTGGCCGCGGGGGCGCAACCTCAACCTCATCCGCGGCCAGCTCTCCGGCGACCCGACCTACGACGTCGAGTGGACCAATGGCACCTCCTACTTCTTCAACGCCACCTCCTGCCGCACCAAGCTGTTCCCCGTCGGCCTCCTGCCCCCCGactggctcgccgccggcgccgtctacCTCGGCCGCGAGACCGTCGCCGGCTTCGACTGCCACCTCTGGACCAAGGTCGACATCGTCTGGTACTACGAGGACGTCGTCACCCACCGCCCCGTTCGCTGGAACTTCTTCAATGGTAATACTACCTACTACCTACCTACCTGCACAAATCTCCATATTAGTTTCTTGATTTTCAGAGTTGCAGTTATTCTAGTGcttcatttctctctctctagttTCTTGGTGTGGCATTGTGATTGTAGTTATTGCCTTGCTGTCAATTTCTGATGCATCACTCTGACATTTCTAGTttctatattgcaaatgtcaaAACTTCCCAGCTAGTCTAATCCAGTTTCTTGATGTGCCAAGCAGCTAATTCGATGGTTGATATCGTCTTGCTTAGAAGCTGGCAGAGATGCAATGCATAATTTCAGTTAATTCCTTGAGTCTTGATGCAGCATTGTGCCCATGGCAGCACTCAAAATTTCTGCAGTGATTTGTTTCTAAAGAAATGCAGTTTCATTCTGTTCAGTGGTTCAGTAACTTGATGCAACAGTGACATGATTTGTGTGTGCTCCGATCTGTTTCCGCAGGTATGCAGCAGCATGTGATGAGCTTCGAGGTGGGTGGAGTTCTTGAGGACTCCAAATGGCAGGCGCCGGCTCGCTGCTTCAGCGATCAACACACCGTCATCGCCGATCCCGGTGCAGCCACCGTCACCGACGACAGGGTAGAAGGTGAGGATGGCAAGCTCGATGTGATGAACGCCTTCTTCAGGTTTGTAGgagctccagcagcagcagcagcagcttcagtATGAGCAAGGCTTACTTTTCACTGATGAGAATGTCACCATTGATGACCTGCTCAATCCACTCTGTTTCTTCCTGAATCCTGTTGTCATGTGTAAACAAACGTTTCTGAACTTCAGCAATATGAAAATGTTGTGTGCTAATATGACAGAGAATGTCAAGTTTGGTTCAAGTTCTGATTGCAAAGCAAATCCAGAAACTTTTGATCTACAAAGAATGTGACATTTGATCTATTGAAGCAGATGTGCCTGCTGAAATTAACTAACTTTCACAAGTCAGTAATTCGCCATGCTTCCCTTTCAAACCGAAGAAGGCACAAACGCGTTGTCGATTCCGAACTGAATTCAGTAGCTCAATCTCAGTAGATGCACACCGTACTTCAAAAATTTTCTGGTCGTGATTACATACATACCATCAGTATGTTACTCTGCATTGTCCTTACTGTTTTTATTTTGAGATTCATCACTTGCGAACTTATTGCACCTCCATCCTCTAATATATGAGCTTGGTTACATAAAAGGGGAGTATATACATAAACGCTTTTTATGCATTATTACAACATGATCCAAGAACAGACTGGACCAGACCGCCAATGGATAattgctactacctccgtttcaggttataaggggttgtttggttgagTGCCAACCTTTGCCAAAGTTGtggcaatcaagtttgaccaattAAGCCTAGTGGTTGTTTCATGCCACAAGTGAGTTATGCCACAATTTTTTAGCAAGCTAGCCCACTTGTCattgagtaatttttttttgccataacTTGCCACGATTGTGGCCAACAAATTCTTAGCTATACAATGTATGGCATGCCACACTTTGCCAAATATTTTGTGGTAAACTAGGGAAGtcatccaaacagcccctaactttctagcattacccatattcatgTAGATGTTAATATTAACATATATACGAATgtagataatgctagaaagtcttataatatgaaacggaggaagtaagatTCTCATAAGTGATAAGTCTTGCTCATAGTCATACTGCTGCCACGGCTGTTTGCTGAGCCCTGAAGAACTTGAGGAGGCTGCTCATCGCATCGACCTCACCGTCTTCATTGTCGTTGGCGGTGTCGGAATTTGTGGCGGCTTCTTGATCGTTGAAGCAGTATGCCGGTGCCTGCCACTTGGAATCCTCTAGGGCTCCACCCACCTCAAAGCTCATCACATGCTGCTGCATCcctgggaaaaaaaaaaaaaaaaaaacaaaagtcatTGCATTTCTGAATCAAGAACGAACTGAACCAATGAAGACATTTAGGCTGCATTTCCGCAAAGCAAAGGGCAGTGTCATATCCAAACTAAATTGATCACAGAAATAATAGTGTATCCTTGCACAAGAATATCATAGGAACATAACAATACAGCATCAATGATTCAAGAAATGGACTGAATTTACTGGTTGCGTCACTACAAATTACAGTGCAAGACCATATCAATCATCAGATTAACTGGTTCACAAAACTAGAGACAGAGACTAATAGTGAGTGCTTGGCATTTGCAATGTTGCACATAAGTATCAAAACACTGCATTACTCTATTATCAAATAAATATTGCTTAGAATCATCATAATGCTTATAAGAGACTCAAGAAACCAATTGAATAAATTTATAAACTGCAGAGCAAGCTAGACCATATGAAACAGATCACATTGCCAGACCAAGAAATTACAGGAATACAAAGTGAGCACTACACTACTACAATGTTTACAATAGTGTtggaatcaatcaatcaatcaagaaCAGAAAAGAAATTTCTTAAGAGGGATCAAATGGATCTACCGGTGTAGAAGTTCCAGCGGACGGGGCGGTGGGTGACGACGTCCTCGTAGTACCAGATGAAGTCGACCTTGGTCCAGACGTGGCAGTCGAAGCCGTCAACGGCCTCGCGGCCGAggtaggcggcgccggcggcgagccagtCGGGGGGCAGGATGCCGACGGGGAACAGCAAGGTGCGGCAGGAGGCGGAGTCGAAGTAGTAGGAGGTGCCGTTGGTCCACTCGACGTCGTAGACCGGGTCGCCGGAGagctggccggcgacgaggttgagGTTGCGCCCCCCAGGCCAGTCGTAGTAGAGGTCGGTCATCTGCagcttcccgccgccgctcgtctggGTCAGGTTCGTGAAAAGCACCGCGTGGAACCGCTCCGGCCACGGCGTCGGggacggagggggaggagggtcagcgagtgccgccgccgccgaagcgaGAACGGCCGCGGCcaagaggagcggcggcggcggcggtggcatcggCGGCGATTACTCCGGCGAGCTTATCCGATTCGGTCTCCGGCTGTGCGATCGCGAGCCGACCAACCGAATGAATGGCTCATACGGACGGAGACTCTGATATCTTGCTGTTTCGTGGGCTTGCTGGGCCGATTCTTGTGAGAGCCAGAATAAGTCTACATTGGCTCCCTCATATATAGGTCCAATCTAATTTGTACCCCTCaattattaaaaccggtgcaatttaatTCCTAGAACAGTATTGATAGTGGTATTGTCTGTCGTGGTGTCCATGTGGCATCCCAGTCATCaaatctctatctcttctctctactattataaaaattggaGATATTTTTGCcgatactttggtacgtcatctgaGTATGAGtctgtttttaagtttgttttggGGAATATAGATGCGTATTCGAGTCGGttttaaattcgtttgcttttgtaaatacataaaaaatcatataagaaatctctttaaaaataattcgcatgctaacttgagatgatcggacttctaattgaaactcatgattttctaaaatatatatatccaaacgaGTTCTCGTAATagatttcaccttaactaaaacgtatataacaataataaaattaaaatagcatttaccTGTTACAacacacgggtattttttctagtaaaattaaaaaaaagtgagtcccacatgtcatcaggGGTGGATCTACAGTATAAGTGTCGGTGTCAagcgacaccgacgactttcggTAAAACTTATAGTAAAACTgcttatccatatattataacatTATGTTCTaagtataattagcatactatgacaccgatagatacgttatgacaccaacgaattgattttctggatccgccactgatgTCATACTCCCCTCTACTCTCTCTTTCCTTCCTTCTCTATCCCAGACCCTCTCTCCTTCCTTACGTTCAGGTAGCGCTCGAGGATAGCCAGCCACCGATGAAGAGCGGAAGCGCCGCTCCTCCACGTGCCACTTGGGGGCAAGGATGGTAGCCGGCGTCGTCGCATCGAGCTCCGCATCCATGGGGTGGTGCCCATGGTTAGCTCGTTCCTCTATCGGTCGCTTGTTAAAATTGTAGCTTTCCAAGAAGGCCAAAAAGGCAGGGAAGGAAGGAGATGTTATGGGAGGACACCACCGCGGGCCGCGTCTACCTTCGCAATGTCGTCCTCCACCGGTGGGGTGGCGAAtaactctctccccctctctacCCCTCCCCCAATGTCATCATCGTCGAGCAAACCGAAGCGCCAGCAGCTCTTCTGGTAGTCACACTGGCATCGCTGCTTGCCTCGCTGCGAATGTGTTCGGCCATCGGCCCAACGATGTCAAGATTGCGTGTGGCAGCGCGCGCGATTGTCAATGCTCGTGAATTCCTCGCTGGTAGTATTGAAGTTGAGATTAGTTCTTGGGTTAGTCGCGGTAGCCAtggacgcgcaaccaagaagtCTCGTGGATGTGTCCGTGGAGGTTGGGGATGTTGGTGAGGGCTGCCGCTTCTCTCCACCCTCTCCTCAAACTCCCACCGACCTGCCGTCACTAAGAGGCATGGAGGCCGTGCAGCTCCTCGGCTCCCTCAAGGTCCTCCGCCACCAGGAGAGAGAGGTAAAGTACTAGAGATAGGAGGCTGATATGTGAGCCCCACACGACTAGGTCAACGGTCCATGTCAGTGAAAACCATcctcaaaaccaccgagggagtaattttgcatcggttttgatagttgggggtgggggagggaggggggtttAACATATCTGGAATTGCGGTTGAAGGATACAAATCAGATTACACCTTTATTGAGGGAgccaaagtggacttattcctgtGATAGCCATAAGTTGTTGGGCCATCTTGCTGGGCTGCAGATAGGCTATTTTATGTTGGGCTGGATATGCACGAGTGGGGAGCAATTCATCTTGGGCCTTTAGTAGGCCATTTTGGTCTGGGCCGAAAGTTCTGGCAGAGATGGGCTTATTAAGATATGCTGAAATTTCGGTATCCAATAGTATGAAAAACCGAACGTTAAAAGGTCTTGTAAAACTACATTTGTTTGCGATAAATCTTTAGGCTAAAAACTGCACGGacggacggaggaagtattatgtACTGTATTTTTTATGTAACTCTTGAAGCTAACTATTGAAGCTAAATTAAATGCAATATTTATAGAAGGGACGTCACTATgcagctagtggtagctggtttgtctaaaACAGTTACCACTCCGTCTATAAGAGGCaacatccacctatacttcaaatacaattttctcttaaactactcatccgatctacgatccgattacaccgttgtgttcgtaacaattaaatctttacaataagatctcacatgattatattttgatgaaaaatcacaaattacttttatgatatgtctaaattacttttagtttTCACTAAGTTAATTCTTAGATATataaagtaaattcagtaaaacctaaaagtaatttacatatattataaaagtaacttagaacaaaacgaaggtAACTTTGGCATGccatttgaagtaaatccgttgtagagataaaaacatgactctatctagaaattaaattaatcagcacaaattacgAAAttactaaaaaataataaaagtaatcaccttAGAGCATTATtgaatgtataggaagtattttaatcaaatctaaaaataactatatatatatatatatatatatatatatatatatatatatatatatatatatatatatatatatatatatatatatatatatatatatatatatatatatatatatatatatatatatatatatatatatatatatatatatatatatatatatatatatatatatatatatatatatatatatata
The window above is part of the Oryza sativa Japonica Group chromosome 7, ASM3414082v1 genome. Proteins encoded here:
- the LOC4342612 gene encoding uncharacterized protein At4g14100; its protein translation is MPPLRLLPLLLLAAAAAALDPPTPTPWPEQFHAVVFTNLTGSGGRLQLIDLYYDWPRGRNLNLIRGQLSGDPTYDVEWTNGTSYFFNATSCRTKLFPVGLLPPDWLAAGAVYLGRETVAGFDCHLWTKVDIVWYYEDVVTHRPVRWNFFNGMQQHVMSFEVGGVLEDSKWQAPARCFSDQHTVIADPGAATVTDDRVEGEDGKLDVMNAFFRFVGAPAAAAAASV
- the LOC4342613 gene encoding uncharacterized protein At4g14100; the encoded protein is MPPPPPPLLLAAAVLASAAAALADPPPPPSPTPWPERFHAVLFTNLTQTSGGGKLQMTDLYYDWPGGRNLNLVAGQLSGDPVYDVEWTNGTSYYFDSASCRTLLFPVGILPPDWLAAGAAYLGREAVDGFDCHVWTKVDFIWYYEDVVTHRPVRWNFYTGMQQHVMSFEVGGALEDSKWQAPAYCFNDQEAATNSDTANDNEDGEVDAMSSLLKFFRAQQTAVAAV